Proteins encoded within one genomic window of Brachybacterium muris:
- a CDS encoding orotate phosphoribosyltransferase: MSDTSDPRPTDARAADPASDRERLRVLIRDLAVVRGQVTLSSGAQADHYVDLRRITLHHEAAPLVGRIMLDLLRREGLVPGIDAVGGLTLGADPVATSILHASAGTPAPLDAFVVRKANKAHGLQRRIEGPDVAGRRVVAVEDTSTTGGSVLTACEALTEAGADIAAVAVIVHRSDASRQAVEQAGYRYLAAYDISELEI, translated from the coding sequence ATGTCCGACACCTCAGATCCCCGCCCCACCGACGCTCGAGCCGCCGATCCTGCCTCCGACCGCGAGCGCCTGCGCGTGCTGATCCGCGACCTCGCGGTGGTGCGCGGCCAGGTCACCCTCTCCTCCGGCGCCCAGGCCGACCACTACGTGGACCTGCGTCGCATCACCCTGCACCACGAGGCGGCACCCCTGGTGGGCCGGATCATGCTGGACCTGCTGCGCCGCGAGGGCCTGGTCCCCGGGATCGACGCCGTCGGTGGCCTCACCCTCGGCGCGGACCCCGTGGCGACGTCGATCCTCCACGCCTCTGCGGGTACCCCTGCACCGCTGGACGCCTTCGTGGTGCGCAAGGCCAACAAGGCCCATGGCCTGCAGCGCCGCATCGAGGGACCGGACGTCGCCGGCCGCCGCGTGGTCGCCGTCGAGGACACCTCCACCACCGGTGGCAGCGTGCTCACTGCCTGCGAGGCCCTCACCGAGGCCGGGGCCGACATCGCCGCGGTCGCCGTGATCGTGCATCGCTCCGACGCCTCGCGCCAGGCCGTCGAGCAGGCCGGGTACCGCTACCTGGCGGCCTACGACATCTCCGAGCTGGAGATCTGA
- a CDS encoding SDR family NAD(P)-dependent oxidoreductase — protein MARALVTGSTSGLGLEFAWQLAGTRHDLVLVARDEDRLRSIAAQIRDVHRVEVEVLAVDLSDRHRLDRVATRLTDPVDPVDLLVNNAGYGLRGGFLEIGVEDHEKQMDTLMRAVLVLSHAAARSMVQRRRGAIINVSSLAGYTAAGPYAASKSWVTVFTESLASELKGTGVSATALLPGFVQTEFHERASMNMEGLPRITWLKAPYVVEQALKDAARGVVLSIPSVKYRTAGEVSRIAPRSMMRALTSPNWYHRLQRKAVGRSRRRASRRNLHAPWQREDPPQ, from the coding sequence ATGGCGCGCGCACTCGTCACCGGATCCACCTCGGGGTTGGGGCTGGAGTTCGCCTGGCAGCTGGCCGGCACCAGGCACGATCTGGTCCTGGTGGCCCGCGACGAGGACCGCCTGCGCAGCATTGCCGCACAGATCCGTGACGTGCACCGGGTCGAGGTCGAGGTGCTCGCCGTGGACCTCTCGGACCGGCACCGGCTGGACCGCGTCGCCACCCGCCTCACCGACCCCGTCGACCCGGTGGACCTGCTGGTCAACAATGCCGGCTACGGCCTGCGCGGCGGGTTCCTCGAGATCGGGGTCGAGGACCACGAGAAGCAGATGGACACATTGATGCGGGCCGTGCTGGTGCTGTCCCACGCCGCCGCACGCTCGATGGTGCAGCGACGCCGCGGCGCGATCATCAACGTGAGCTCCCTGGCCGGCTACACCGCCGCCGGGCCGTACGCCGCCTCCAAGAGCTGGGTCACCGTGTTCACGGAGTCCCTGGCCTCGGAGCTAAAGGGCACCGGCGTGAGCGCCACGGCGCTGCTGCCCGGCTTCGTGCAGACCGAGTTCCACGAGCGGGCCTCGATGAACATGGAGGGCCTGCCGCGGATCACCTGGCTGAAGGCTCCCTACGTGGTGGAGCAGGCACTGAAGGACGCCGCCCGGGGCGTGGTGCTGTCGATCCCCTCGGTGAAGTACCGCACCGCCGGGGAGGTGTCCCGCATCGCCCCGCGCTCCATGATGCGGGCTCTCACCTCACCCAACTGGTACCACCGGCTGCAGCGCAAGGCCGTGGGCCGGTCCCGTCGGCGTGCTTCGCGCCGCAACCTCCACGCTCCCTGGCAGCGCGAGGACCCGCCCCAGTAG
- a CDS encoding exodeoxyribonuclease III produces MRIATWNINSLRARMDRVLAFLDRHQVDVLALQETKAKPAQLDLTQLVEAGYEVHAHGLNQWNGVALVSRVGLEDVRPELPTVPVWPEDETGVAEARAISGVVGDGLRIWSLYVPNGREIDHPHYAYKLRWLEALRAEGARELAEDPQARVAFVGDFNVAPRDEDVWSMEFFEGKTHVTEPERAAFQAVVDAGYADVVRPDHPGPGVYTYWDYQQLRFPKKEGMRIDFVLGSPAVQQAVTGSFIDREERKGKGASDHAPVVVDLEF; encoded by the coding sequence ATGCGCATCGCCACCTGGAACATCAATTCTCTGCGGGCTCGGATGGACCGCGTGCTCGCCTTCCTGGACCGCCACCAGGTCGACGTGCTGGCCCTTCAGGAGACCAAGGCCAAGCCCGCCCAGCTGGACCTGACCCAGCTGGTGGAGGCCGGGTACGAGGTCCATGCACACGGGCTGAACCAGTGGAACGGTGTGGCACTGGTGTCCCGCGTGGGCCTGGAGGACGTGCGGCCTGAGCTGCCCACTGTGCCGGTGTGGCCGGAGGACGAGACGGGAGTGGCCGAGGCACGGGCCATCAGCGGCGTCGTGGGCGACGGCCTGCGGATCTGGTCGCTGTACGTGCCCAACGGCCGCGAGATCGACCACCCCCACTACGCCTACAAGCTGCGCTGGCTGGAGGCGCTGCGCGCGGAGGGGGCCCGCGAGCTCGCGGAGGACCCGCAGGCGCGGGTGGCGTTCGTGGGCGACTTCAACGTGGCGCCGCGGGACGAGGACGTGTGGTCGATGGAGTTCTTCGAGGGGAAGACCCACGTGACCGAGCCCGAGCGGGCAGCGTTCCAGGCGGTGGTGGATGCCGGCTACGCGGATGTGGTGCGCCCGGACCACCCCGGGCCCGGGGTGTACACCTACTGGGACTACCAGCAGCTGCGCTTCCCCAAGAAGGAGGGGATGCGGATCGACTTCGTGCTGGGCTCCCCCGCTGTGCAGCAGGCGGTCACCGGGTCGTTCATCGACCGCGAGGAGCGCAAGGGCAAGGGCGCTTCGGACCATGCGCCGGTGGTGGTGGACCTGGAGTTCTGA
- a CDS encoding TadA family conjugal transfer-associated ATPase has protein sequence MTSSPTVLTTAPAPAPAPAPSPSPTPTELSRLLDQVRQDLVLRPGVVDVPRITRLLREDGRVLGAASTLELTARVRDHVDGLGPLQSLLAPGVTDVLVNDDGQVWLDSGTGLVRSDLRLDPGQARDLAVRLATAGGRRLDDAVPWADAHLPSGIRFHAILPPLSTGGTIISLRLPAAKALDLDALHDRGTFGPAIREVLRAVIAARVPFLVTGGTGTGKTTLLAAMLKEVPAGERIIVVEDVLELAVDHPHVVHLQSRHANSEGAGEVDLTALVRQSLRMRPDRIVLGECRGAELRELLQALNTGHEGGCGTVHANTARDVPARLEALGALGGLDRAALAAQVGSALEVVLHLGRAHTGRRLEEIALLHRDADGMLVTATALRVEGDHLREGPAAAELAARLAPAPASPGRRAA, from the coding sequence ATGACCTCCAGCCCCACCGTCCTGACCACCGCCCCCGCACCCGCACCCGCACCCGCACCATCGCCGTCTCCCACCCCGACCGAACTCTCCCGACTGCTAGACCAGGTCCGACAGGACCTGGTGCTCCGGCCCGGCGTGGTGGACGTTCCGCGCATCACCCGTCTCCTGCGGGAGGACGGTCGGGTGCTGGGGGCAGCCTCCACCCTCGAGCTGACCGCTCGGGTGCGCGACCACGTCGACGGTCTCGGCCCCCTGCAGTCACTGCTGGCACCGGGCGTCACCGACGTGCTGGTCAACGACGACGGTCAGGTGTGGCTGGACAGTGGCACGGGCCTGGTTCGCAGTGATCTGCGGCTGGACCCGGGCCAGGCCCGCGATCTGGCAGTCCGGTTGGCCACCGCCGGAGGTCGACGGCTCGACGACGCCGTGCCCTGGGCCGATGCGCACCTCCCTTCCGGCATCCGTTTCCACGCGATCCTCCCGCCCCTGTCCACCGGCGGCACGATCATCTCCCTGCGGCTGCCCGCAGCGAAGGCCCTGGACCTCGATGCACTGCACGATCGGGGCACCTTCGGCCCTGCCATTCGTGAGGTGCTGAGGGCGGTGATCGCGGCCCGCGTGCCGTTCCTGGTCACCGGCGGAACGGGCACAGGCAAGACCACCCTGCTGGCCGCGATGCTGAAGGAGGTCCCGGCAGGCGAGCGCATCATCGTGGTCGAGGACGTCCTGGAGCTCGCCGTGGACCATCCGCACGTGGTGCACCTGCAGTCCCGTCACGCCAACAGCGAGGGCGCCGGGGAGGTGGACCTCACCGCTCTGGTGCGGCAGAGCCTGCGGATGCGGCCGGACCGGATCGTGCTGGGCGAGTGCCGCGGTGCGGAGCTCAGGGAACTGCTGCAAGCCCTGAACACCGGCCACGAGGGCGGCTGCGGGACGGTGCATGCCAATACCGCACGGGACGTCCCTGCACGGTTGGAGGCGCTGGGGGCACTGGGCGGTCTGGACCGGGCAGCACTCGCAGCCCAGGTCGGAAGCGCCCTGGAAGTGGTGCTGCACCTGGGACGCGCCCACACCGGTCGCCGACTTGAGGAGATCGCCCTGCTGCACCGCGATGCGGACGGGATGCTCGTGACCGCCACGGCCCTGCGTGTCGAGGGGGACCACCTGCGGGAGGGGCCGGCTGCGGCGGAGCTCGCCGCGCGGCTGGCCCCCGCACCCGCCTCCCCCGGCAGGAGGGCGGCCTGA
- a CDS encoding type II secretion system F family protein — protein MGSLHAAVWAMAPALALSLLWVLTPPPQRHWAARPTHRRAVASRPGALDVARMVERLAAVISAGSGLRRAWSAVAGSLPEGELAALARAVAAGGDPRRVATGHLRGSPALSSLGAALAVCERTGAPTAGVLQGLAVALRDLHDASLARRTAFAGPRSTARILLVLPLAGLGLGMLLGGDPLRLLASSDAGNLLLGLGLVLTAAGWWWMRRLISRADPPVTARVDPSVVLELIAGALDSGLPLARAMEAVAESLTPGPDAEALARAASSLRSGVPAPVAAAALPEEFEALGQSAVLAELAGADLARALRSAAQDARRGRARAAEERAARLAVRLVLPTGLTLLPAFVVLGIIPTVMSLLGGALTLTGP, from the coding sequence ATGGGGAGCCTGCACGCAGCCGTCTGGGCGATGGCACCGGCGCTCGCCCTCTCGCTGCTGTGGGTCCTCACCCCACCCCCACAGCGCCACTGGGCTGCCCGGCCCACTCACCGTCGCGCCGTCGCGTCCCGCCCCGGTGCGCTGGACGTCGCGCGGATGGTGGAACGGCTGGCTGCTGTGATCAGTGCGGGATCCGGGCTGAGGCGGGCGTGGAGCGCAGTGGCGGGATCCCTGCCGGAGGGGGAGCTGGCTGCCCTCGCGCGAGCGGTTGCGGCCGGCGGTGATCCCCGTCGGGTCGCGACCGGTCATCTCCGAGGGTCCCCCGCCCTCAGCTCGCTCGGCGCGGCCCTGGCGGTGTGCGAGCGCACCGGGGCCCCCACCGCCGGGGTGCTGCAGGGACTGGCGGTCGCTCTGCGGGACCTCCACGACGCCTCCCTGGCTCGCCGCACCGCCTTCGCAGGGCCGCGCTCGACCGCAAGGATCCTGCTGGTGCTGCCCCTGGCCGGACTGGGCCTGGGGATGCTGCTGGGCGGGGATCCCCTGCGCCTGCTGGCCTCCTCCGATGCGGGCAACCTCCTATTGGGCCTGGGGCTCGTGCTCACCGCCGCCGGCTGGTGGTGGATGCGCCGCCTGATCAGTCGGGCCGATCCACCGGTCACCGCACGCGTGGATCCCTCGGTGGTGCTGGAACTGATCGCCGGGGCACTGGACTCGGGACTACCGCTGGCCCGGGCGATGGAGGCCGTGGCCGAGTCGCTCACCCCCGGTCCGGATGCCGAGGCACTGGCCCGCGCCGCGTCGTCGCTGCGCTCCGGAGTTCCCGCCCCCGTCGCGGCCGCTGCACTGCCGGAGGAGTTCGAGGCCCTGGGGCAGTCCGCTGTGCTGGCGGAACTGGCCGGCGCGGACCTGGCCCGTGCTCTGCGCTCCGCCGCTCAGGACGCCCGGCGCGGCCGTGCCCGGGCAGCGGAGGAGCGAGCGGCCCGGCTCGCGGTGCGACTGGTGCTCCCCACCGGGCTCACCCTGCTGCCGGCGTTCGTGGTGCTGGGGATCATCCCCACCGTGATGTCACTGCTGGGCGGGGCCCTGACCCTGACGGGCCCCTGA
- a CDS encoding DUF4244 domain-containing protein, producing the protein MSITIRRLQRRLARALRDDTGASTAEYAITVLAACGFAAVLVALLASGEVRELLFGIITSALTKGS; encoded by the coding sequence ATGTCCATCACCATCCGGAGGCTCCAGCGTCGCCTCGCCCGCGCCCTGCGGGACGACACCGGCGCATCGACCGCCGAGTACGCCATCACCGTGCTCGCGGCCTGCGGCTTCGCCGCTGTGCTGGTGGCCCTGCTGGCGTCCGGGGAGGTGCGCGAACTGCTGTTCGGCATCATCACCTCGGCGCTCACCAAGGGCTCGTGA
- a CDS encoding TadE family type IV pilus minor pilin, with protein MNARSPRSSPLRDDRGSATAETAIVLPVVVAMVLVILIVGAGIGTQISLESAARGAARELARGEDESAAIATAQHIAGDSVQVTISSDSSWVQVQTSRTLRARSGLLAGAQWELSADATARREPHLISPGLP; from the coding sequence GTGAACGCGCGGTCCCCCCGGTCGTCCCCGCTGCGGGACGACCGGGGGTCCGCCACCGCGGAGACAGCGATCGTGCTGCCCGTGGTGGTGGCGATGGTGCTGGTGATCCTGATCGTCGGCGCCGGGATCGGCACCCAGATCAGTCTGGAGAGCGCCGCCCGGGGCGCCGCACGGGAACTCGCCCGCGGGGAGGACGAGTCCGCGGCCATCGCGACCGCTCAGCACATCGCCGGGGACAGCGTGCAGGTGACCATCAGCAGCGACAGCAGCTGGGTGCAGGTGCAGACCTCCCGCACACTGCGGGCCCGCTCAGGCCTGCTGGCCGGCGCGCAGTGGGAGCTGAGCGCTGATGCCACGGCACGCCGCGAACCGCACCTGATCAGCCCCGGGTTGCCATGA
- a CDS encoding Rv3654c family TadE-like protein, producing the protein MSTGAASTLAWTGAVTAVIAGASLLGTGMLAQARAATAADLAALAAADAMAVGSASPCAVAEDAARRNGARLISCVEHGDEVVVHIRVDASVLPAVDAAARAGPAPDAGR; encoded by the coding sequence ATGAGCACCGGGGCCGCCTCCACCCTGGCCTGGACCGGTGCAGTCACTGCTGTGATCGCCGGTGCGAGCCTGCTGGGCACCGGGATGCTCGCCCAGGCCAGGGCCGCCACCGCTGCCGACCTCGCTGCGCTCGCCGCGGCCGATGCCATGGCGGTCGGCAGCGCGTCCCCCTGTGCCGTGGCGGAGGACGCGGCGAGGCGCAACGGCGCCCGTCTCATCTCCTGCGTCGAGCACGGCGATGAGGTGGTGGTCCACATCCGGGTCGATGCATCCGTCCTCCCGGCGGTCGATGCCGCCGCACGGGCGGGCCCCGCTCCGGACGCCGGGCGATGA
- a CDS encoding DEAD/DEAH box helicase, which translates to MRAGRAEDLLTALSAPPTRTGCLTHVERMPAREGRRGEFPAWTDPRLVEHLARRGITAPWTHQQQAAELAHAGSSVVLSTATASGKSLAYLLPVLSDIGARELDPSARRATALYLAPTKALAADQLTNITAMADGAGLRDARVAVYDGDTPTEQRRWIRRHATVVLSNPDMLHFGILPGHEQWASFWRALRYVIIDECHSYRGVFGSHVAMVMRRLRRIAAHYRADPTFILASATTANPELSASRLVGVDVQAVTEDGSPRAGLTVGLWEPGTRAVVDGRRPADGHAADDLGHAVEGGRTEEPLRRSATTESAALLADLVARDVQTLVFARSRRGAELVAGGARRLLNQQAEQAASAQLADRARRVAAYRGGYLAEERRKLEDDLRSGELKALASTNALELGIDIAGLDAVVIAGWPGTRASLWQQFGRAGRRQGADGGSLALFVAREDPLDTYVVHHPETVFGAEVEASVFDPANPYVMTPHLCAAAAELPIQVGQEDIFGPTARDLLTTLAARGVLRARPTGWYWTMSESAHHLTDLRGSGGEPVRIVEKGSGTLLGTVDAASAHTQVHDGAVYLHQGKSFVVDQLDVERAVAFVHREDPLHSTHPQSASTIRIRQTDRETPWAGGVRLCFGTVDVTDQVTGYQVRDVYTQAVLAQHPLDLPPRTLTTKAVWWVVPRATTDAAQTATGDAQLPGEELPGALHAAEHAAISMLPLLATCDRWDIGGVSAAHHEDTGEPTIFVYDGAPGGAGFAERGADDAAAWLRSTADMISECPCDAGCPACVVSPKCGNGNEPLSKAGALHLLGLLHPED; encoded by the coding sequence ATGCGCGCAGGCAGGGCAGAGGATCTGCTCACCGCGCTCAGCGCACCCCCGACCCGCACCGGCTGCCTCACCCATGTGGAGCGCATGCCCGCCCGGGAAGGGCGCCGAGGTGAGTTCCCCGCATGGACCGATCCGCGCCTGGTGGAGCACCTGGCCCGCCGCGGCATCACCGCCCCGTGGACACACCAGCAGCAGGCAGCCGAGCTCGCCCACGCGGGCAGCAGCGTGGTGCTGTCCACCGCCACCGCCTCCGGCAAGTCCCTCGCGTACCTGCTGCCCGTGCTCAGCGACATCGGCGCCCGGGAACTGGATCCCTCGGCCCGCCGCGCCACCGCCCTGTACCTCGCGCCCACCAAGGCGCTGGCCGCCGATCAGCTCACCAACATCACCGCGATGGCCGACGGCGCCGGTCTGCGCGATGCCCGGGTGGCGGTGTACGACGGCGACACCCCCACCGAGCAGCGGCGCTGGATCCGCCGCCATGCCACCGTGGTGCTCTCCAACCCCGACATGCTGCACTTCGGGATCCTCCCCGGCCACGAGCAGTGGGCGAGCTTCTGGCGGGCGCTGCGCTACGTGATCATCGACGAGTGCCACAGCTATCGCGGCGTGTTCGGCAGCCACGTGGCGATGGTGATGCGCCGCCTGAGGCGCATCGCCGCCCACTACCGGGCAGATCCTACCTTCATCCTGGCCTCGGCCACCACCGCGAACCCGGAGCTGTCGGCCTCACGCCTGGTGGGGGTGGACGTCCAGGCGGTCACCGAGGACGGCTCCCCGCGGGCAGGCCTCACCGTGGGCCTGTGGGAGCCCGGCACCCGTGCCGTGGTGGACGGCAGGCGGCCCGCTGACGGCCACGCGGCCGACGACCTGGGGCACGCCGTCGAGGGCGGCCGCACCGAGGAGCCGCTGCGGCGCTCGGCCACCACCGAGAGCGCCGCCCTCCTGGCGGACCTGGTGGCCCGCGACGTGCAGACCCTGGTCTTCGCCCGCTCCCGCCGTGGTGCCGAACTGGTCGCCGGCGGCGCTCGCCGGCTCCTTAACCAGCAGGCGGAGCAGGCCGCCTCGGCCCAGCTCGCGGACCGGGCCCGTCGGGTGGCCGCCTACCGCGGCGGGTACCTCGCCGAGGAACGTCGGAAGCTCGAGGACGACCTGCGCTCCGGTGAGCTGAAGGCCCTGGCCTCCACCAACGCACTGGAACTGGGGATCGACATCGCAGGTCTGGACGCGGTGGTGATCGCCGGCTGGCCCGGCACCCGCGCATCCCTGTGGCAGCAGTTCGGTCGCGCAGGCCGCCGCCAGGGAGCCGACGGCGGGTCCCTTGCCCTGTTCGTGGCCCGCGAGGACCCGCTGGACACCTACGTGGTCCACCACCCCGAGACGGTGTTCGGGGCGGAGGTGGAGGCATCGGTGTTCGACCCCGCCAACCCGTACGTGATGACCCCGCACCTGTGCGCGGCCGCCGCCGAGCTGCCCATCCAGGTGGGCCAGGAGGACATCTTCGGGCCCACGGCGCGCGACCTGCTCACCACTCTCGCCGCCCGCGGGGTGCTGCGGGCGCGCCCCACCGGCTGGTACTGGACCATGAGCGAGTCCGCCCACCACCTCACCGACCTGCGCGGCAGCGGCGGCGAACCGGTGCGGATCGTGGAGAAGGGCAGCGGGACCCTGCTGGGCACGGTGGACGCCGCCAGTGCCCACACCCAGGTCCACGACGGCGCCGTGTACCTCCACCAGGGGAAGAGCTTCGTGGTGGACCAGCTGGACGTGGAGCGCGCCGTCGCCTTCGTGCACCGGGAGGACCCGCTGCACTCCACCCACCCGCAGTCCGCCTCCACGATCCGCATCCGGCAGACGGACCGCGAGACGCCGTGGGCCGGCGGTGTGCGCCTGTGCTTCGGCACGGTGGACGTGACCGACCAGGTCACCGGCTACCAGGTGCGCGATGTGTATACCCAGGCCGTGCTGGCCCAGCACCCCCTGGACCTGCCCCCGCGCACCCTCACCACCAAGGCCGTGTGGTGGGTGGTGCCGCGTGCCACCACCGACGCCGCACAGACCGCTACAGGAGATGCGCAGCTCCCCGGGGAGGAGCTTCCCGGGGCCCTGCACGCCGCCGAGCACGCCGCGATCTCGATGCTGCCGCTGCTGGCCACCTGCGACCGTTGGGACATCGGCGGGGTCAGCGCCGCCCACCACGAGGACACCGGCGAGCCCACCATCTTCGTGTACGACGGCGCCCCCGGCGGTGCCGGCTTCGCCGAACGAGGGGCGGACGACGCCGCGGCCTGGCTACGCTCGACGGCCGACATGATCTCGGAGTGCCCGTGCGATGCGGGCTGCCCTGCCTGTGTGGTCTCCCCGAAGTGCGGCAACGGCAACGAGCCGCTGTCCAAGGCCGGGGCACTGCACCTGCTGGGACTGCTGCACCCGGAGGACTGA
- a CDS encoding DUF7059 domain-containing protein, which translates to MRSDTPAAPRLLPDLLDALRDDLLKGQYTVERTEALLGEVAAAALRRADPVPARSALAPLEDPAATLLSLFTLGSTISREQVAHALPTLGAEGACGLGLLAGTAAGMRALVELAPYSAQDDQGPISWWIASDLSELATGTALHPDHVLGVGGASVTLARITPRERVGRVLDVGCGSGIQALHASRHAEHVVATDLSERALAFAAFNAALNQVEVELRPGSLLEPVAGETFDLIVSNPPFVITPRGSAGDRAGRSEAGQGTKVADGADETWTYRDGGRAGDTLLAELLDALPEHLAPGGTAVMLGNWERSGTEEWDTHPRAWLAAARDEGLDCWVIQREREDPAQYAETWARDGGITPRDAAWPGLIEAWLADFASRDVQDIGFGYVLLRRPSSADARPGTLRTEQGTGSGSGSMSTHLAAGLRMINRLAQLDDEELAASRPRRAGDLMERRHLVPGAWDPTLIELVQGAGLARIVPADQALAATVGALDGTLTLGQTIAAVCALTDADPDQTRQRLLPQVRELLITGMLTL; encoded by the coding sequence ATGCGCTCCGACACACCTGCGGCCCCACGGCTGCTCCCTGACCTGCTCGACGCGCTGCGGGATGACCTGCTGAAGGGGCAGTACACGGTCGAGCGCACCGAGGCGCTGCTGGGCGAGGTCGCCGCCGCAGCATTGCGGCGCGCGGACCCGGTACCGGCCCGCAGTGCACTCGCCCCGCTGGAGGACCCTGCCGCGACCCTGCTGTCCCTGTTCACGCTGGGGTCGACGATCAGCCGGGAGCAGGTGGCACATGCTCTGCCCACCCTCGGCGCAGAGGGGGCCTGCGGACTGGGGCTCCTAGCAGGGACCGCGGCCGGGATGCGAGCCCTGGTCGAGCTCGCCCCCTACTCCGCCCAGGACGACCAGGGGCCGATCTCCTGGTGGATCGCCTCGGACCTCTCCGAACTGGCCACCGGTACCGCGCTGCACCCCGACCACGTGCTGGGCGTGGGCGGGGCCTCGGTGACGCTCGCGCGCATCACCCCCCGAGAGCGGGTGGGCCGGGTGCTGGACGTGGGCTGCGGCAGCGGGATCCAGGCACTCCACGCCAGCCGTCATGCCGAGCACGTGGTGGCCACCGATCTCTCCGAGCGGGCCCTGGCCTTCGCCGCCTTCAACGCCGCCCTGAACCAGGTGGAGGTGGAACTGCGCCCGGGCTCCCTGCTGGAACCGGTGGCCGGTGAGACCTTCGATCTGATCGTCTCCAACCCACCCTTCGTGATCACCCCGCGCGGCAGCGCGGGCGACCGCGCCGGACGGTCGGAGGCGGGGCAGGGCACGAAGGTCGCGGACGGCGCGGACGAGACCTGGACCTACCGCGACGGCGGACGCGCCGGGGACACCCTGCTGGCCGAGCTGCTGGACGCCCTGCCCGAGCACCTGGCCCCCGGCGGCACCGCCGTGATGCTGGGCAACTGGGAACGCTCCGGCACCGAGGAGTGGGACACCCATCCGCGAGCCTGGCTGGCCGCGGCGCGGGACGAGGGCCTGGACTGCTGGGTGATCCAGCGCGAGAGGGAGGACCCCGCCCAGTACGCGGAGACCTGGGCGCGGGACGGCGGCATCACCCCTCGCGACGCCGCGTGGCCCGGACTGATCGAGGCATGGCTCGCCGACTTCGCCTCCCGCGACGTGCAGGACATCGGCTTCGGCTACGTGCTGCTGCGCCGTCCGTCCTCGGCCGATGCACGACCCGGGACCCTGCGCACCGAACAGGGCACCGGCTCGGGCAGCGGTTCGATGAGCACGCATCTGGCGGCGGGCCTGCGGATGATCAACCGTCTCGCCCAGCTGGACGACGAGGAGCTCGCTGCCTCCCGCCCCCGGCGGGCCGGTGACCTGATGGAGCGACGCCACCTGGTGCCCGGCGCCTGGGACCCGACCCTGATCGAACTGGTGCAGGGAGCGGGCCTGGCGCGCATCGTCCCGGCCGATCAGGCGCTGGCTGCGACCGTCGGCGCCCTGGACGGCACCCTCACTCTGGGCCAGACCATTGCCGCCGTGTGCGCGCTGACCGATGCCGATCCGGATCAGACCCGCCAGCGGCTGCTGCCGCAGGTGCGGGAGCTGCTGATCACCGGGATGCTGACGCTGTGA
- a CDS encoding phosphatase PAP2 family protein, with amino-acid sequence MRRRRSGVPVRPVLSGLLALLCAAMVVLLARIAVGTASGQRLDQLTLSGAQLDTGPVSQVVGLAAGTVSLPVVLAALACVAVIAVLRRRADLLVPLAVLVGGANLSTQAIKHLVVTREVLGPGIDVTPNSFPSGHTTLAASTAIALVLVAGRARGPVAVLGALWTAGAGIGTLALGWHRASDVAGAIVVVATWTFLMLAVDGVLQYRRAPSAEEREPRRGIEVATAWALGLAGAAGMVLGVVAFAALGLPLLLHEPGHQQAAYRTTVAVISGGTALWMAMVLMLRVPEPRRASRGDRVP; translated from the coding sequence GTGAGGCGCCGCCGATCCGGGGTCCCGGTGCGCCCAGTCCTCAGCGGCCTGCTGGCCCTGCTGTGTGCCGCGATGGTGGTGCTGCTGGCGAGGATCGCGGTGGGCACCGCGAGCGGTCAGCGCCTGGACCAGCTGACCCTCAGCGGGGCGCAGCTGGACACCGGGCCCGTCTCCCAGGTGGTGGGGCTCGCGGCCGGCACCGTGAGCCTGCCGGTGGTGCTGGCGGCCCTCGCATGCGTCGCGGTGATCGCGGTGCTGCGGCGGCGCGCGGACCTGCTGGTCCCTCTGGCAGTACTGGTGGGCGGGGCGAACCTCTCCACCCAGGCGATCAAGCACCTGGTGGTCACCCGGGAGGTGCTAGGCCCCGGCATCGACGTGACCCCCAACTCCTTCCCCTCGGGGCACACCACCCTGGCCGCCTCCACCGCCATCGCGCTGGTTCTGGTGGCCGGCAGGGCCCGCGGGCCGGTCGCGGTCCTCGGGGCGCTGTGGACGGCCGGGGCCGGCATCGGCACCCTCGCGCTCGGCTGGCACCGGGCAAGTGACGTGGCCGGGGCGATCGTCGTGGTCGCCACCTGGACCTTCCTGATGCTCGCGGTGGACGGGGTGCTGCAGTACCGCCGGGCCCCGTCGGCCGAAGAGCGTGAGCCCCGACGTGGGATCGAGGTCGCCACCGCCTGGGCACTGGGGCTGGCAGGGGCGGCCGGGATGGTGCTAGGCGTGGTGGCCTTCGCCGCACTGGGCCTGCCGCTGCTGCTGCACGAGCCCGGCCACCAGCAGGCCGCCTACCGCACGACGGTCGCGGTGATCAGCGGCGGGACCGCTCTGTGGATGGCGATGGTCCTGATGCTGCGCGTTCCGGAACCGCGCAGGGCCTCACGCGGTGACCGTGTACCGTGA